From one Actinopolyspora saharensis genomic stretch:
- a CDS encoding DegV family protein, translating to MNQRVAIVTDSTASIPAHLVERLGISVVQLELTVGEESNDERRVPHDQLAEAMRSGQRVATAAPPPPAFFWNYSDAISEGVEAVISAHISTGLSQTCASARTAAAEFDTPIHVVDSSTCCLGLGYAVIAAAETAAAGADVRTVLDVLNHRLGGSSETVYVDTLEHLRRGGRIGAAKAGLGSALSLKPVLGLREGALTRVGQAVGTERAVRKAVDVAARNAGTRRVNIAAEHFQAEQRASAALEELRNRVETANEPILAESSAAIGAHTGPGSVVLSVTPA from the coding sequence ATGAATCAGCGCGTCGCCATCGTCACCGATTCCACGGCTTCGATCCCCGCGCACCTCGTCGAAAGACTCGGCATCTCGGTCGTGCAGCTGGAACTGACCGTCGGCGAGGAGAGCAACGACGAGCGACGCGTCCCGCACGACCAGCTCGCCGAGGCGATGCGCTCCGGGCAGCGAGTGGCCACGGCGGCACCCCCTCCTCCGGCCTTCTTCTGGAACTACTCGGACGCGATCAGCGAGGGCGTCGAGGCAGTGATCTCGGCGCACATCTCCACCGGCCTGTCCCAGACCTGCGCCTCGGCGCGCACGGCGGCGGCCGAGTTCGACACCCCCATCCACGTGGTGGACTCGAGCACCTGCTGCCTCGGGCTCGGCTACGCCGTCATAGCCGCGGCGGAGACGGCGGCCGCGGGAGCCGACGTGCGAACCGTGCTGGACGTGCTGAACCACCGGCTGGGCGGAAGCAGCGAAACGGTGTACGTGGACACCCTCGAGCACCTGCGCCGCGGCGGGCGGATCGGTGCGGCCAAGGCGGGCCTGGGCTCGGCCCTGTCCCTGAAACCGGTGCTGGGGCTGCGCGAAGGCGCTCTCACTCGAGTGGGGCAGGCGGTCGGCACCGAACGCGCCGTGCGGAAGGCCGTCGACGTCGCGGCGCGGAACGCGGGGACCCGGCGGGTCAACATCGCGGCCGAGCACTTCCAGGCCGAGCAGCGGGCCAGCGCCGCCCTCGAGGAGTTGCGGAACCGCGTGGAGACCGCCAACGAACCGATCCTCGCCGAGAGCAGCGCGGCCATCGGAGCACACACCGGCCCCGGTTCCGTGGTGCTGTCCGTGACCCCGGCCTGA